A portion of the Tamandua tetradactyla isolate mTamTet1 chromosome 16, mTamTet1.pri, whole genome shotgun sequence genome contains these proteins:
- the SMPD3 gene encoding sphingomyelin phosphodiesterase 3, with protein MVLHTTPFPNSCLSALHALSWALIFPCYWLLDRFLASFIPTTYEKRQRADDPCYLQLLCTALFTPVYLALLVASLPFAFLGFLLWSPLQSARRPYIYSRLEDKAGGAALLAEWKGTGTGKSFCFTTANLCLLPNSLARLNNVFNTQARAKEIGQRIRNGASRPQIKIYIDSPTNTSISAASFSSLVSPQGGDGTARAVPGSIRRTASVEYKSDEAANGPASGDPADSGSLEDACIVRIGGEEGGQLPDTDDPASGSHARKATGGGPKGQTPNHSQRDGDSGSLGSPSASRESLVKSRAAADGSGGDPGATNSKLLYKTSVVKKAAARKRRHPDEAFDHEISAFFPANLDFLCLQEVFDKRAAAKLKDQLHGYFEYILYDVGVYSCRGCCSFKFLNSGLFFASRYPILDVAYHCYPNGRGFDALASKGALFLKVQVGSTPQDQRIVGYISCTHLHALPEDSAIRCEQLDLLQDWLADFRKSTSSSSTANPEELVAFDVICGDLNFDNCSSDDKLEQQHSLFTHYKDPCRLGPGEEKSWAIGTLLDTDGLYDEDVCTPDNLQKVLESEEGRREYLAFPTSKSPGAGQKGRKDLLKGNGRRIDYMLFSEEGLCLDWKVEVEEFSFITQLSGLTDHLPVAMRLMVSAGEEEA; from the exons ATGGTGTTGCACACGACCCCCTTTCCTAACAGCTGTCTGTCTGCCCTGCACGCCTTGTCCTGGGCCCTCATCTTCCCATGCTACTGGCTGTTGGACCGGTTCCTGGCCTCCTTCATACCCACCACCTACGAAAAGCGCCAGCGGGCGGACGACCCGTGCTACCTCCAGCTGCTCTGCACCGCCCTCTTCACGCCAGTCTACCTGGCCCTCCTCGTTGCCTCACTGCCCTTTGCATTTCTTGGGTTCCTCCTCTGGTCCCCCCTGCAGTCTGCCCGCCGGCCCTACATCTACTCCCGGCTGGAGGACAAGGCTGGTGGGGCAGCCCTGCTCGCTGAATGGAAGGGTACAGGTACTGGCAAAAGCTTCTGCTTCACCACCGCCAACCTCTGCCTCCTCCCCAACTCACTGGCGAGGCTCAACAATGTCTTTAACACCCAAGCACGGGCCAAAGAGATTGGACAGAGAATCCGTAATGGGGCCAGCCGGCCTCAGATCAAAATCTACATCGATTCTCCCACCAACACCTCCATCAGCGCCGCCAGCTTCAGCAGCCTGGTGTCTCCACAGGGCGGTGACGGCACGGCCCGGGCTGTCCCTGGGAGCATCAGGAGGACAGCCTCTGTGGAATACAAGAGCGACGAGGCTGCAAACGGCCCGGCTTCCGGAGACCCGGCCGACAGTGGCAGCCTGGAGGACGCCTGCATCGTGCGCATCGGCGGTGAGGAGGGTGGCCAGCTGCCTGACACCGACGACCCCGCCTCTGGAAGCCACGCCAGGAAAGCGACTGGTGGGGGCCCGAAGGGCCAGACCCCCAACCATAGTCAGCGGGATGGGGATTCAGGGAGCCTGGGCAGCCCCTCGGCCTCCAGGGAGTCCCTGGTGAAGTCGCGAGCCGCGGCAGATGGCAGTGGCGGGGACCCGGGCGCCACCAACAGCAAACTCCTGTACAAGACCTCAGTAGTGAAGAAGGCGGCCGCGCGCAAGAGGAGGCACCCAGACGAGGCCTTCGACCACGAGATCTCGGCCTTCTTCCCTGCCAACCTGGACTTCCTCTGCCTGCAGGAGGTGTTTGACAAGAGGGCGGCAGCCAAGTTGAAAGACCAGCTGCACGGCTACTTCGAGTACATTCTCTACGATGTCGGGGTCTACAGCTGTCGCGGCTGCTGCAGTTTCAAGTTTCTCAACAGCGGCCTTTTCTTTGCTAGCCGCTACCCCATCCTGGACGTGGCCTATCACTGTTACCCCAACGGGCGTGGCTTTGATGCCCTGGCCTCTAAGGGAGCGTTGTTCCTCAAG GTGCAGGTGGGAAGCACACCTCAGGACCAAAGAATTGTCGGGTATATCTCCTGCACACACCTGCACGCCCTGCCAG AAGACAGTGCCATCCGGTGTGAGCAGCTGGACCTGCTTCAGGACTGGCTGGCTGATTTCCGAAAATCTACCTCCTCGTCCAGCACAGCCAACCCCGAGGAGCTGGTGGCATTTGACGTCATCTGCGGAGATTTAAACTTTGACAACTGCTCCTCTG ATGACAAGCTGGAGCAGCAGCATTCCCTGTTTACACACTACAAGGACCCCTGCCGCCTCGGGCCTGGGGAGGAGAAGTCATGGGCCATTG GTACCCTGCTGGACACTGATGGCCTCTATGATGAGGACGTATGCACCCCTGACAACCTGCAAAA GGTCTTGGAGAGCGAAGAAGGCCGCAGGGAGTACCTGGCGTTCCCAACCAGCAAGAGCCCTGGGGCAGGCCAGAAGGGGCGGAAGGACCTGCTAAAGGGCAATGGCAGGCGCATCGACTACATGCTGTTCTCCGAGGAGGGGCTGTGCCTGGACTGGAAAGTC GAGGTGGAAGAATTCAGTTTTATCACCCAGCTGTCAGGCTTGACTGACCACCTCCCAGTGGCCATGAGGCTGATGGTGTCTGCTGGAGAGGAGGAGGCCTAG